ATCGCCGCGCCGTTGCCGAAGGCGGACTTGTTCGCCTGTTCGATGGCGTGGTCGAGGTCGTCCATGCGCATGACGTTGAGCACGGGGCCGAAGACTTCCTCGCGCGCGAGCGCGGTGCCGTGCTCAACCTGGTCCACGATGGTTGCGCCAAGGAAAAAGCCGTTCGGCGCGTCGGCGACTTTCGCGCCGCGCCCGTCGCAGATGACTTTCGCGCCTTCCCTTTCGCCGGCGGCGACGAGGCTCATCACGCGCTCGCGATGTTGCGCGGTGATGACAGGGCCCATGTCGGGCTGAGGCGTGGGGCGGTCGGTGCGGCCGACCTTGATGGCACGGGCGGCGTCCACGAGCGTCGGGAGCAAACGATCGGCGGCAGCGCCGACGGTAATGGCGGTGGAGCCGGCCATGCAGCGTTCGCCGGCACAGCCAAACGCCGCGGTCGAGAGCGCCTCGACGGTCTTCGGCACGTCGGCATCGGGCATGACGACGATGTAATTTTTCGCGCCGCCGTTGGCTTGAACCCGCTTGCCGTGCTTGGTGCCGGTTTCGTAGATGTAACGCGCGATGGGCGTGGAGCCGACGAAGGAGACGGCCTTCACCTTGGGATGCGTGAGCAG
The genomic region above belongs to Verrucomicrobiota bacterium and contains:
- a CDS encoding aldehyde dehydrogenase family protein, translated to LLTHPKVKAVSFVGSTPIARYIYETGTKHGKRVQANGGAKNYIVVMPDADVPKTVEALSTAAFGCAGERCMAGSTAITVGAAADRLLPTLVDAARAIKVGRTDRPTPQPDMGPVITAQHRERVMSLVAAGEREGAKVICDGRGAKVADAPNGFFLGATIVDQVEHGTALAREEVFGPVLNVMRMDDLDHAIEQANKSAFGNGAAIFTNSGKAAREFKHRVKAGMVGINVGVPATMAMFPFTGWDESFFGDLHIQGREGVQFFTQQKVVSTRWFGEGVGDVWKK